The following proteins come from a genomic window of Doryrhamphus excisus isolate RoL2022-K1 chromosome 12, RoL_Dexc_1.0, whole genome shotgun sequence:
- the LOC131139380 gene encoding aspartate aminotransferase, mitochondrial, producing the protein MALLKSNKVFFCLGNITPSLGVLSARNSSWWSGVQMGPPDPILGVTEAFKRDTNPKKMNLGVGAYRDDQGKPFVLSCVRKAEALIASKQLDKEYLPIGGLGDFTKACAQLALGADNEVLKSGRNITVQTISGTGSLRIGANFLSRFHGGSRDVYLPKPSWGNHTPIFRDAGMQLKAYRYYDPSTCGFDFSGALEDISKIPEQSVILLHACAHNPTGVDPRPEQWKEISDIVKKRNLLVFFDMAYQGFASGDIDRDAWAVRYFLEQGHNILLSQSFAKNMGLYGERVGGFTVVCKDNEEAKRVESQLKILIRPIYSNPPMNGARIATTILNTPDLRSLWLEEVHGMANRIIKMREQLVAGLKKHGSSHNWQHVIDQIGMFCFTGLKPEQVERLTKEFSVYMTKDGRISMAGVSSGNVGYLAEAIHAVSK; encoded by the exons ATGGCCCTGCTCAAGTCCAACAAGGTGTTCTTCTGTCTGGGTAACATCACCCCATCTCTAGGGGTTCTATCCGCCCGTAACAG CTCATGGTGGAGTGGAGTGCAGATGGGTCCCCCCGATCCCATCCTGGGGGTGACCGAGGCCTTCAAGAGGGACACCAACCCCAAGAAGATGAACCTGGGAGTCGGAGCCTACAGAGATGACCAGGGCAAACCTTTTGTTCTCAGCTGTGTTCGCAAG GCAGAGGCTTTGATTGCATCAAAACAGCTGGATAAGGAATATCTTCCCATTGGCGGTTTGGGAGATTTTACCAAGGCTTGTGCCCAGCTTGCTCTTGGTGCTGATAATGAGGTCTTGAAGAGTGGCAGG AACATCACTGTCCAGACAATCTCAGGAACTGGATCTTTGCGCATTGGAGCTAACTTTCTG TCTCGTTTCCATGGCGGTTCCCGTGATGTGTACCTGCCAAAACCTTCCTGGGGCAACCACACACCCATCTTCAGAGATGCTGGCATGCAGCTCAAAGCTTACCGCTACTACGATCCTTCTACATGCGGCTTTGATTTCAGTGGAGCTCTGGAGGACATTTCC AAAATCCCAGAGCAAAGCGTGATCCTGCTGCATGCTTGTGCCCACAACCCCACCGGTGTGGACCCCAGGCCTGAGCAGTGGAAGGAAATATCTGACATTGTGAAG AAACGCAACTTGCTGGTGTTCTTTGACATGGCGTACCAGGGCTTCGCCAGTGGAGACATAGATCGTGATGCCTGGGCTGTGCGCTACTTCCTTGAGCAGGGCCACAACATCCTTCTGTCCCAGTCCTTTGCGAAAAACATGGGTCTCTATG GTGAGCGTGTGGGGGGCTTTACTGTGGTGTGTAAAGACAATGAGGAGGCAAAGAGGGTGGAGTCTCAACTGAAGATCCTCATCAGACCCATTTACTCCAACCCACCAATGAATGGTGCAAGAATTGCCACAACGATTCTTAACACCCCAGACCTGCGATCACTTTG GCTGGAGGAGGTCCATGGGATGGCCAATCGCATTATCAAGATGAGAGAACAGCTCGTGGCTGGCCTGAAAAAGCATGGCTCCTCCCACAACTGGCAGCATGTCATCGACCAGATTGGCATGTTCTGCTTTACAGGCCTGAAGCCTGAACAG GTTGAGCGCCTGACGAAAGAGTTTTCTGTGTACATGACCAAGGATGGCAGGATCTCCATGGCAGGCGTGTCCTCCGGGAACGTGGGATACTTGGCGG